From Camelus dromedarius isolate mCamDro1 chromosome X, mCamDro1.pat, whole genome shotgun sequence, one genomic window encodes:
- the SPIN3 gene encoding spindlin-3, with the protein MKTPFEKAAAGQRSRTDAGHASVSVTVMKRKATHKKHRSRPTSQLQRNIVGCRIRHGWKDGNEPLTQWKGTVLDQVPVNPSLYLIKYDGFDCVYGLELHRDERVSSLEVLPNRVASSRISDTHLTEIMIGKAVEHIFETEEGSKNEWRGMVLAQAPVMNTWFYITYEKDPVLYMYQLLDDYKDGDLRILPDSSGSPLTEREPGEVIDSLVGKQVEYAKEDGSKRTGMVIHQVEAKPSVYFIKFDDDFHIYVYDLVKTS; encoded by the coding sequence ATGAAGACCCCATTCGAAAAGGCAGCAGCAGGGCAGCGGTCCAGGACAGACGCAGGACATGCCAGTGTGTCTGTTACCGTGATGAAGAGAAAGGCTACACACAAGAAGCATAGAAGCAGGCCCACCTCCCAGCTTCAGAGGAACATCGTGGGCTGCAGGATTCGGCACGGATGGAAAGACGGAAATGAACCTCTAACACAGTGGAAGGGAACTGTTTTGGATCAGGTACCTGTAAATCCCTCTCTGTATCTTATCAAATATGATGGCTTTGActgtgtttatggattggaaCTTCACAGAGATGAAAGAGTGTCATCACTTGAAGTCCTTCCTAATAGAGTTGCATCATCTAGAATCAGTGATACACACTTAACAGAAATTATGATTGGCAAAGCAGTGGAACATATTTTTGAGACAGAGGAAGGCTCCAAAAATGAATGGAGGGGCATGGTCTTAGCTCAGGCACCTGTCATGAATACGTGGTTTTACATTACCTATGAGAAAGATCCTGTATTATATATGTACCAGCTCTTAGATGATTATAAAGACGGTGATCTACGCATCCTTCCAGATTCTAGTGGTTCTCCTCTCACAGAGAGGGAGCCAGGAGAAGTTATAGACAGCCTTGTAGGCAAACAGGTGGAATATGCCAAAGAGGATGGCTCCAAGAGAACTGGCATGGTCATTCATCAGGTGGAAGCAAAACCCTCTGTGTACTTCATCAAATTTGATGATGATTTCCATATCTATGTTTATGATTTAGTAAAAACATCTTAG